The sequence TGCGCGTTGCCGCAAACGTGGTGGATGTCGCGGGTGAGCCGATCCCCGAGCCGATGCCGGCGCAGGCGTCCGACCACACCATGGTCCTGGCCCGCCCGGGCAGCGCGCCGGCAACACCCGAATCGGCGTCACGTGCCTTCCTGCTGGTGCACACCAACGGCGCACCGAGGGTCCGCTTCGACCTGGGCGGGGCGTTGATCAGCATCGGCCGCGCCAGCGACAACGACGTGATCGTCGACGATCCGGAGGTGAGCCGTCACCACTGCCAGCTCAAGCTGCAGCACGGCGCTTACAGCCTGGCTGACCTGGGCAGCCGCAATGGCTCGTGGATCAACGGCCAGCCGGTCAGCGAGGTGGCGCTCGGGCCGGGCGACGTGGTCCAGAT is a genomic window of Chloroflexota bacterium containing:
- a CDS encoding DUF3662 and FHA domain-containing protein; the encoded protein is MGIIARLESILERLFEAPAGRLGATLQPVLLTKRIERAMDSGKAFGAAGIIVPNRYDLHLHPADFAEFEPYRGSLEDDLAHGAASRARREHYQLVARPTVTLVADPAVPRGDVRVAANVVDVAGEPIPEPMPAQASDHTMVLARPGSAPATPESASRAFLLVHTNGAPRVRFDLGGALISIGRASDNDVIVDDPEVSRHHCQLKLQHGAYSLADLGSRNGSWINGQPVSEVALGPGDVVQIGSTEIEFQVG